In Magnetospirillum sp. XM-1, a single window of DNA contains:
- a CDS encoding ABC transporter substrate-binding protein encodes MAVLIATGLALAPSARADDALRFSTGMIAPWTNAAGTGFHQRLIRDVAGELGRSAELEVIAASSRALKLADDGIIDGLAGRVAGLDKEYSNLVAVPERMFVNDFVACTSPGGRPPADWAAVAPFSVAYVIGWQIFEHNLPRVRELTTVKDSAQLLGLLKAGRVELILHERWQILWLAREAGIPLVCAEPPLARVPMFIYLHRRHAGLAPAVADILRRMKKDGSYDAIARQAFGGLGPSVTEVK; translated from the coding sequence ATGGCGGTCTTGATCGCGACGGGGCTGGCGCTTGCCCCATCGGCGCGGGCCGACGACGCCTTGCGCTTCTCCACCGGCATGATCGCGCCCTGGACCAACGCGGCCGGCACGGGTTTCCACCAGCGCCTCATCCGCGATGTGGCCGGTGAGTTGGGCCGCTCGGCCGAACTAGAGGTCATCGCGGCCTCGTCGCGGGCGCTCAAGCTGGCCGATGACGGGATCATCGACGGGCTGGCGGGACGGGTGGCGGGACTGGACAAGGAATATTCCAACCTGGTCGCCGTTCCCGAACGGATGTTCGTCAACGATTTCGTGGCCTGCACGTCGCCCGGCGGCAGGCCTCCCGCCGATTGGGCCGCCGTGGCGCCGTTTTCCGTCGCCTATGTCATCGGCTGGCAGATTTTCGAACACAACCTGCCGCGGGTGCGCGAACTGACCACCGTCAAGGATTCCGCCCAGTTGCTCGGCCTGCTCAAGGCCGGACGGGTGGAGTTGATCCTGCACGAACGCTGGCAGATCCTGTGGCTGGCCCGCGAGGCCGGCATCCCGCTGGTCTGCGCCGAGCCGCCGCTGGCCAGGGTGCCCATGTTCATCTACCTGCACCGGCGCCATGCCGGCTTGGCCCCGGCCGTCGCCGATATTCTGCGCCGGATGAAGAAGGACGGATCATACGACGCCATCGCGCGCCAGGCTTTCGGCGGCCTGGGCCCCTCGGTGACGGAGGTCAAATGA
- a CDS encoding ATP-binding protein, producing MTFISSLARKNSVAHRLIIRLGGVGLALAIAMATGLVAADYHITTHRTEERFQQIEAGYLASVAENVWLQDGERLAQLVAGIGQFPYVQQVRVTDEAGIVLAQSGSREDADEIVKSFPLARFYSGRELNIGRLDVSVSKPRMLTPVYHRAGLLFLANLALMAGILATLYWQVYRLIAQPLAHMVAHVRHTNLDETDWEAPPDNLHDELNDLATAYAEMRRALERGYHTLQAREEHLRLLFDNSPVSLWEEDFSEVKKAIESLHGVIGGGLDGHLAHHPDFVDRCAALVKVINVNAATLALHNAPSTAALLGNLEKTFTLASRQAFARQLVAIWNGETQLSVEGEVKTLDGKPRVVVVHWRVTPGHEERLDRVLVALENVTERKAAEQALAASLEKLISTNHDLERMTEIAAHDLQEPVRGIVSFSQLLERRIGSTLDGETRDLLAYLRAAGHRMQDQVRGLLAYAQTAPLGMTVEPVGLEDGLCRALEELQGEIGRRSASVKAGPLPRVLANTHLLGDLFTRLIDNGLKFTRSESNPRIEIAASVDGDMVTVAVADHGIGILPSYADDVFQVFRRLHGPEQYPGIGIGLAICRKIVERLGGRIWIDTTVTEGCTIRFTLPKAP from the coding sequence ATGACCTTCATATCCTCCCTCGCCAGGAAAAACAGCGTCGCCCACCGGCTGATCATCCGCCTGGGCGGCGTGGGATTGGCCCTGGCCATCGCCATGGCCACGGGCCTGGTCGCCGCCGACTACCACATCACCACCCACCGGACGGAAGAGCGCTTCCAGCAGATCGAGGCGGGCTATCTGGCCAGCGTGGCGGAGAACGTCTGGCTGCAGGACGGCGAACGGCTGGCGCAGCTGGTGGCCGGCATCGGCCAGTTTCCCTATGTCCAGCAGGTCCGTGTCACCGACGAGGCCGGAATCGTCCTGGCACAGAGCGGCAGCCGCGAGGATGCCGACGAAATCGTGAAATCCTTTCCCCTCGCCCGTTTCTATTCGGGGCGCGAACTGAATATCGGCCGCCTGGACGTCTCGGTGAGCAAGCCCAGGATGCTCACCCCGGTGTATCACCGGGCCGGATTGCTGTTTCTGGCCAACCTCGCCCTGATGGCCGGCATCCTGGCCACCCTGTACTGGCAGGTCTACCGGCTGATCGCCCAGCCCCTGGCCCATATGGTCGCCCATGTGCGCCACACCAATCTCGACGAGACCGACTGGGAGGCGCCCCCGGACAATCTCCATGACGAGCTGAACGACCTGGCGACAGCCTATGCCGAGATGCGCCGCGCCCTCGAGCGGGGCTACCACACGCTTCAGGCGCGCGAGGAGCATCTGCGGCTCCTGTTCGACAATTCCCCGGTCTCGCTGTGGGAAGAGGACTTCTCCGAGGTGAAGAAGGCGATCGAGTCCCTCCACGGCGTGATCGGCGGCGGGCTGGACGGCCATCTCGCGCACCATCCGGATTTCGTCGACCGCTGCGCCGCCCTGGTCAAGGTGATCAACGTCAACGCCGCCACCCTGGCCCTGCACAACGCGCCAAGCACGGCCGCCCTGCTCGGCAATCTGGAGAAGACCTTCACCCTGGCGTCGCGCCAGGCCTTCGCCCGCCAGCTCGTGGCGATCTGGAACGGCGAGACGCAGCTCTCGGTGGAAGGCGAGGTCAAGACCCTGGACGGCAAGCCAAGGGTGGTGGTGGTCCATTGGCGCGTCACCCCCGGTCACGAAGAGCGCCTGGACCGGGTCCTGGTGGCCCTGGAGAACGTCACCGAACGCAAGGCGGCCGAGCAGGCCCTGGCGGCCTCCCTGGAAAAGCTGATCAGCACCAATCACGATCTGGAACGGATGACCGAGATCGCCGCCCACGACCTGCAGGAACCGGTGCGCGGCATCGTCAGCTTCAGCCAGTTGCTGGAGCGCCGCATCGGCTCCACCCTGGACGGAGAAACCCGCGACCTGCTCGCCTATCTCAGGGCGGCGGGGCACAGGATGCAGGATCAGGTCCGCGGCCTGCTGGCCTACGCCCAGACGGCCCCGCTGGGCATGACCGTCGAGCCGGTCGGCCTGGAGGACGGCCTGTGCCGGGCGCTGGAGGAATTGCAGGGCGAGATCGGACGCCGTTCCGCCTCGGTCAAGGCCGGACCGCTGCCCCGGGTCTTGGCGAACACCCACCTGCTGGGCGATCTGTTCACCCGGCTGATCGACAACGGCCTGAAATTCACCCGCAGCGAATCCAACCCCAGGATCGAAATCGCCGCCAGCGTCGATGGCGACATGGTCACCGTGGCGGTGGCCGACCACGGCATCGGCATCCTGCCGTCCTATGCCGACGACGTGTTCCAGGTGTTCCGCCGTCTCCACGGCCCGGAGCAATATCCCGGCATCGGCATCGGACTGGCCATCTGCCGCAAGATCGTCGAGCGCCTGGGCGGACGCATCTGGATCGACACCACGGTCACCGAGGGCTGCACCATCCGCTTCACCCTGCCGAAGGCGCCATAG
- the cysD gene encoding sulfate adenylyltransferase subunit CysD, which produces MNDLDALESQSIYILREAFNRLDKIAMLWSIGKDSNVMLWLARKAFFGHVPFPVLHVDTHNKIPEMIEFRDRVAKEWNLPLIVGENTEALAAGMGPHKGRVECCTALKTEGLKALLAKHGFTGVIAGIRRDEEGTRAKERVFSPRNQSAEWDFKDQPPEFWDQFKTDFAPGTHLRIHPLLAWSELDVWRYIEREDIPMVDLYFAKGGRRYRSLGCAPCTGSVASTATTVAEIIEELETTKISERSGRAQDKESEDAFERLRAGGYM; this is translated from the coding sequence ATGAACGATCTCGACGCCTTGGAGAGCCAATCCATCTACATCCTGCGCGAGGCCTTCAACCGCCTCGACAAGATCGCCATGCTGTGGTCGATCGGCAAGGATTCCAACGTCATGCTGTGGCTGGCCCGCAAGGCCTTCTTCGGCCACGTGCCGTTTCCCGTGCTGCACGTGGACACCCACAACAAGATCCCCGAGATGATCGAGTTCCGCGACCGGGTGGCCAAGGAATGGAACCTGCCGCTGATCGTCGGCGAGAACACCGAGGCTCTCGCCGCCGGCATGGGCCCCCACAAGGGCCGCGTCGAGTGTTGCACCGCCTTGAAGACCGAGGGGCTGAAGGCCCTGCTGGCCAAGCACGGCTTCACCGGCGTCATCGCCGGCATCCGCCGCGACGAGGAAGGCACCCGGGCCAAGGAACGCGTCTTCTCTCCGCGCAACCAGTCGGCCGAGTGGGACTTCAAGGACCAGCCGCCCGAGTTCTGGGACCAGTTCAAGACCGATTTCGCGCCGGGCACCCATCTGCGCATCCATCCGCTGCTGGCGTGGTCCGAGCTGGACGTGTGGCGCTATATCGAGCGCGAGGACATCCCCATGGTCGATCTCTACTTCGCCAAGGGCGGGCGACGTTACCGGTCCTTGGGCTGCGCGCCCTGCACCGGTTCGGTGGCGTCCACCGCCACCACCGTGGCCGAGATCATCGAGGAACTGGAGACCACCAAGATTTCCGAGCGTTCGGGCCGCGCCCAGGACAAGGAATCCGAGGACGCCTTCGAGCGTCTGCGCGCCGGCGGCTATATGTGA
- the cysC gene encoding adenylyl-sulfate kinase, translating to MSNTATALKVSPEVSVSHSASPMKIVVVGHVDHGKSTLVGRILNETGALPEGKVEYLREVCDKRGMPFEWAFVMDALQAERDQGITIDTAQIRFKTAHRPYVIIDAPGHKEFLKNMVSGAASAEAAVLVIDAHEGVQEQSRRHGYLLHLLGLRQIAVAVNKMDLVDFSESRFEEVKAEIVAYLNSIGVEPTYVVPVAARSGANIAETAAETPWYTGPSVLGALDLFEPAKPLTDLPLRLPVQDVYKFDERRIIAGRIESGRLKVGDTLVFSPSGKMAKIATIETWGNTLAAVSAGAGQSVGITLDEQIFVERGNVASLEHHTPYQSHDLKARVFWLGKGPLKVGSRYKLKLATAEHVVDVVAIERVIDVEDLANHQGTEVARNAVAEVVFRAKSPIAHDSFIDNPRLGRFVLVEGYDIVGGGVIAETPAGEARSRSTHVTEVPHKVDAETRAIANGHRGGVVWLTGLSGAGKSTIAMEVERQLFLKGWQVTVLDGDNVRTGLCGDLGFSDADRAENIRRVGETANLFAEAGMVVVTSFISPFRADREKVRAINPDAFHEIHVATGLDECERRDPKGLYKKARAGEISYFTGIGSAYEAPALPELTLATEGKSVDESVADLLRYIENAFSLSAREQANGWGL from the coding sequence ATGAGCAACACCGCAACCGCCCTTAAGGTCAGCCCCGAGGTCTCCGTGTCCCACAGCGCTTCCCCCATGAAGATCGTCGTGGTCGGCCACGTGGACCACGGCAAGTCCACCCTGGTGGGCCGTATCCTCAACGAGACCGGCGCGCTCCCCGAGGGCAAGGTCGAGTATCTCCGCGAAGTCTGCGACAAGCGCGGCATGCCCTTCGAATGGGCCTTCGTCATGGACGCGCTGCAGGCCGAGCGCGACCAGGGTATCACCATCGACACCGCCCAGATCCGCTTCAAGACCGCGCACCGGCCCTACGTCATCATCGACGCCCCCGGCCACAAGGAATTCCTGAAGAACATGGTGTCGGGCGCGGCCTCGGCCGAGGCCGCCGTGCTGGTCATCGACGCCCACGAGGGCGTGCAGGAGCAGTCGCGCCGCCACGGCTACCTGCTGCACCTCTTGGGCCTGCGCCAGATCGCCGTGGCGGTCAACAAGATGGATCTGGTGGATTTCTCGGAAAGCCGCTTCGAGGAGGTCAAGGCCGAGATCGTCGCCTATCTCAACTCCATCGGCGTCGAACCCACCTACGTCGTCCCGGTGGCGGCCCGCTCGGGCGCCAACATCGCCGAGACGGCCGCCGAGACTCCTTGGTACACCGGCCCCAGCGTGCTGGGCGCGCTCGACCTGTTCGAGCCGGCCAAGCCGCTGACCGATCTGCCGCTGCGCCTGCCGGTGCAGGACGTCTACAAGTTCGACGAGCGCCGCATCATCGCCGGGCGCATCGAATCTGGCCGTCTCAAGGTGGGCGACACCCTGGTGTTCTCGCCCTCGGGCAAGATGGCCAAGATCGCCACCATCGAGACCTGGGGCAATACCCTGGCGGCGGTGTCCGCCGGGGCCGGCCAGTCGGTGGGCATCACCCTGGACGAGCAGATCTTCGTCGAGCGCGGCAACGTCGCCAGCCTGGAGCATCACACCCCCTACCAGTCCCACGATCTCAAGGCCCGCGTCTTCTGGCTGGGCAAAGGACCGCTCAAGGTGGGATCGCGCTACAAGCTGAAGCTGGCCACCGCCGAGCACGTGGTGGACGTGGTGGCCATCGAGCGGGTCATCGACGTGGAAGACCTGGCCAACCACCAGGGCACCGAGGTGGCGCGCAACGCCGTCGCCGAGGTGGTGTTCCGCGCCAAGTCGCCCATCGCCCATGACTCGTTCATCGACAATCCCCGCCTGGGCCGCTTCGTGCTGGTCGAGGGCTACGACATCGTCGGCGGCGGCGTCATCGCCGAGACCCCGGCGGGCGAGGCGCGGTCGCGCTCGACCCACGTCACCGAGGTGCCCCACAAGGTGGATGCCGAGACCCGCGCCATCGCCAACGGCCATCGCGGCGGCGTGGTTTGGCTGACCGGCCTGTCGGGTGCCGGCAAGTCGACCATCGCCATGGAGGTGGAGCGCCAGCTGTTCCTCAAGGGCTGGCAGGTCACCGTGCTGGACGGCGACAACGTCCGCACCGGGCTGTGCGGCGATCTGGGCTTTTCGGACGCCGACCGCGCCGAGAACATCCGCCGGGTGGGCGAGACCGCCAACCTGTTCGCCGAGGCCGGCATGGTGGTGGTGACCTCGTTCATCTCGCCCTTCCGCGCCGACCGCGAGAAGGTGCGCGCCATCAATCCCGACGCCTTCCACGAGATCCATGTCGCCACCGGCCTCGACGAGTGCGAGCGCCGCGATCCCAAGGGCCTGTACAAGAAGGCCCGCGCCGGCGAGATCAGCTACTTCACCGGCATCGGCTCGGCCTACGAGGCGCCGGCCCTGCCGGAGCTGACCCTTGCCACCGAGGGCAAGAGCGTGGACGAAAGCGTGGCCGACCTGCTGCGCTACATCGAGAACGCCTTCTCGCTCTCGGCCCGCGAACAGGCCAACGGCTGGGGGCTGTAA
- a CDS encoding phosphoadenylyl-sulfate reductase gives MSLDVAHLIATYGHLDGKDLLAALIGGELAGRVAVTSSFGAESAVLLDLVAGVDPATPVIFLDTDELFDETIEYRYQLERRLGLSNVVVVRPRDEELKEAADLWRTDEDRCCELRKVRPLARAVTGYDALVDGRKRAHGAERENLATLSDGGGVLKVSPLATWSAEAIEAHFITHNLPRHPLVAQNYRSIGCWPCTRPVEPGQSPRAGRWAGKGKSECGIHTKPLGR, from the coding sequence ATGTCGCTGGACGTCGCCCATCTGATCGCCACGTACGGCCATCTGGACGGCAAGGATCTGCTTGCCGCCCTGATCGGGGGCGAACTGGCCGGGCGCGTCGCCGTGACCTCGTCCTTCGGGGCGGAATCGGCGGTGCTGCTCGATCTGGTGGCAGGGGTGGACCCCGCGACCCCGGTGATCTTCCTCGATACCGACGAGCTGTTCGACGAGACCATCGAGTACCGCTATCAGCTGGAGCGCCGCCTGGGCCTTTCCAATGTGGTGGTGGTGCGTCCCCGCGACGAAGAACTGAAGGAAGCGGCCGATCTGTGGCGGACCGACGAGGACCGCTGCTGCGAACTGCGCAAGGTGCGGCCCCTGGCCCGCGCCGTGACCGGCTACGACGCCCTGGTGGACGGCCGCAAAAGGGCCCACGGCGCAGAGCGGGAAAACCTCGCCACCCTGTCGGACGGCGGCGGCGTGCTGAAAGTCAGCCCGCTGGCCACCTGGAGCGCCGAGGCCATCGAGGCTCATTTCATCACGCATAACCTGCCGCGCCATCCCCTGGTGGCGCAGAACTACCGCTCCATCGGCTGCTGGCCCTGCACCCGACCGGTGGAGCCCGGCCAGTCGCCCCGCGCCGGGCGCTGGGCCGGCAAGGGCAAGAGCGAGTGCGGCATTCATACCAAGCCATTGGGCCGTTAG
- a CDS encoding nitrite/sulfite reductase, with protein sequence MKDATHADLSAIEPLVRSSDLAEYRQALQRHQSGEWDAERFTAFRLRYGVYGQKQAGVQMVRIKIPGGVVPTPWLKTLADVNRRFAKGPAHITTRQDFQLYYVPLERTADMLDVLNAGGITTREACGNTLRNMTSCALAGACGRELVDAGKVADQLARTWLRHPLVQHMPRKMKFTVSGCATDCGASPIHDLGFIAVEQGGKKGFKVLAGGGLGGQPIMAVEVLSFVSEEDLPTVIEATARLHQRYSNRRDRAMARLKFVLKRFGAEKFTTLFREEFERLKNLPQRPWQPLAWRKPVEAPVARTPAGVVPGHDGKVALVVYIPLGIVDSDQLDALYDIAVSAGISRLSTTRDQKLAFIDVAPDKVAEVTARVRALGFDIPEAAEDVPDVVSCPGTTTCRIGITNSQSFGIQVEKEAQLSLNSGVADAKGVSVHVSGCQNSCGLHHVADIGLHGMGKKIDGKPAPHYQLHFGGDAYAGQVGLEGPIVPARLANQAVALLRPEIRAARARGETVRAWAERLGKDGINAILAPLAAGEGDDLFTDWGDADVFVGPPKAKGECAAPQVSTTYYTDLADDGLINLDRFLATGRWPEALKAGEEATVYALRLLLAGHGVTTEDDQDAEGVFALFRSSPAATIEAVNAFESVLAERTSALVTGEADTYREAVAYFIDTVGVLITKPKAPVVAEVGDLASILAVVA encoded by the coding sequence ATGAAGGACGCTACCCACGCCGATCTTTCCGCCATCGAGCCGCTGGTTCGCTCCTCGGATCTGGCGGAATACCGGCAGGCCCTGCAGCGCCACCAGAGCGGCGAGTGGGATGCGGAGCGCTTCACCGCCTTCCGTCTGCGCTACGGCGTCTATGGCCAGAAGCAGGCCGGCGTCCAGATGGTCCGCATCAAGATCCCCGGCGGCGTGGTGCCGACGCCCTGGCTGAAGACCCTGGCCGACGTCAATCGCCGCTTCGCCAAGGGCCCGGCCCACATCACCACCCGGCAGGACTTCCAGCTGTACTACGTGCCGCTGGAGCGCACCGCCGACATGCTGGACGTGCTCAACGCCGGCGGCATCACCACCCGCGAGGCCTGCGGCAACACGCTGCGCAACATGACCTCGTGCGCCCTGGCCGGCGCCTGCGGCCGCGAACTGGTGGACGCCGGCAAGGTGGCCGACCAGCTGGCGCGCACCTGGCTGCGCCACCCCCTGGTCCAGCACATGCCGCGCAAGATGAAGTTCACCGTGTCGGGCTGCGCCACCGATTGCGGCGCTTCGCCCATCCACGACCTGGGCTTCATCGCGGTGGAGCAGGGGGGCAAGAAGGGCTTCAAGGTCCTGGCCGGCGGCGGCCTGGGCGGCCAGCCGATCATGGCGGTCGAGGTCCTGTCCTTCGTGTCCGAGGAGGACCTGCCCACGGTCATCGAAGCCACCGCCCGCCTGCACCAGCGCTATTCCAACCGCCGCGACCGCGCCATGGCCCGCCTCAAATTCGTGCTGAAGCGCTTCGGGGCCGAGAAGTTCACCACCCTGTTTAGGGAAGAGTTCGAGCGTCTGAAGAACCTGCCGCAGCGCCCCTGGCAGCCGCTGGCCTGGCGCAAGCCGGTCGAGGCCCCGGTGGCCCGCACGCCGGCCGGCGTGGTGCCCGGCCATGACGGCAAGGTGGCGCTGGTGGTCTACATTCCGCTCGGCATCGTCGACTCGGACCAGCTGGACGCCCTTTACGACATCGCCGTCTCGGCCGGAATCAGCCGCCTGTCCACCACCCGCGACCAGAAGCTGGCCTTCATCGACGTGGCCCCCGACAAGGTCGCCGAGGTGACCGCCCGGGTCCGCGCGCTCGGCTTCGACATCCCCGAGGCGGCCGAGGACGTGCCCGACGTGGTGTCGTGCCCCGGCACCACCACCTGCCGCATCGGCATCACCAATTCCCAGAGCTTCGGCATCCAGGTGGAGAAGGAAGCGCAGCTTTCCCTGAACTCGGGCGTCGCCGATGCCAAGGGCGTTTCGGTGCATGTGTCGGGCTGCCAGAATTCCTGCGGCCTGCACCACGTGGCCGATATCGGCCTGCACGGCATGGGCAAGAAGATCGACGGCAAGCCCGCTCCCCATTATCAGCTGCATTTCGGCGGCGACGCCTATGCCGGCCAAGTGGGTCTGGAAGGCCCCATCGTTCCGGCCCGCCTCGCCAACCAGGCGGTGGCCCTGCTGCGTCCGGAGATCAGGGCCGCCCGCGCCAGGGGCGAGACTGTGCGGGCCTGGGCCGAGCGCCTGGGCAAGGACGGAATCAACGCCATCCTGGCCCCGCTGGCGGCGGGCGAGGGCGACGACCTGTTCACCGATTGGGGCGATGCCGACGTCTTCGTCGGCCCGCCCAAGGCCAAGGGCGAGTGCGCCGCGCCCCAGGTCAGCACCACCTACTACACCGACTTGGCCGATGACGGGCTGATCAACCTGGACCGCTTCTTGGCCACCGGCCGCTGGCCCGAGGCCCTGAAGGCGGGCGAGGAAGCCACCGTCTACGCGCTGCGCCTGCTGCTGGCCGGCCACGGCGTGACCACCGAGGACGACCAGGACGCGGAAGGCGTGTTCGCCCTGTTCCGCTCGTCGCCGGCGGCGACCATCGAAGCCGTCAACGCCTTCGAATCGGTGCTGGCCGAGCGTACTTCCGCCCTGGTCACCGGCGAGGCCGACACCTATCGCGAGGCGGTGGCCTACTTCATCGACACCGTCGGCGTGCTGATCACCAAGCCCAAGGCGCCGGTGGTGGCCGAGGTGGGCGACCTGGCCTCGATCCTGGCGGTGGTCGCCTGA
- a CDS encoding Hsp20 family protein — translation MLSYDFSPLLRTAIGFERLARQAEAAARSDADAAYPPYNIETAGEDHYRITLAVAGFSSKELDIETQDNVLAVTGKKSEEEGSSNYLHKGIASRGFTRRFSLADHVRVTGANLADGLLTIDLVREIPEAMKPRRIEIAGEAPTSLLAKAKKLIEGPGKKEAA, via the coding sequence ATGTTGAGCTACGATTTTTCCCCCCTGCTCCGCACCGCCATCGGCTTCGAGCGCCTGGCCCGCCAGGCGGAGGCGGCCGCCCGCTCCGACGCCGACGCCGCCTACCCTCCTTACAATATCGAGACCGCCGGCGAGGACCATTACCGCATCACCCTGGCCGTGGCCGGCTTCTCGTCCAAGGAACTGGACATCGAGACCCAGGACAACGTCCTTGCGGTCACCGGCAAGAAATCGGAGGAGGAAGGAAGCTCCAACTATCTGCACAAGGGCATCGCGTCGCGCGGGTTCACCCGCCGCTTCTCCCTGGCCGACCATGTCCGGGTGACGGGAGCCAATCTGGCCGACGGCCTGCTGACCATCGACCTGGTGCGCGAGATCCCCGAGGCCATGAAGCCCCGCCGGATCGAAATCGCCGGCGAAGCGCCCACCAGCCTGTTGGCCAAGGCCAAGAAGCTGATCGAGGGCCCCGGCAAGAAGGAAGCGGCCTGA
- a CDS encoding EAL domain-containing protein: protein MARSDRDGGCGGACGDGSQFSFVMAFQPVVDVEARNIYGYEALVRGPNGEGAASVLAGINEDNRYAFDQACRVRAIETAARLGLDRRLNINFLPNAVYHPEACLRLTLAAADQHGFPHHLITFEFTEDERIIDRDHLKSIIETYRRHGFMTALDDFGAGFAGLALLADFQPDCIKIDRCLVTGIDGDLPRQAIVCGLVKTAEMLGLSVVAEGVERREEVDYLRALGIRLFQGFLFARPAIGALAGDKDINW, encoded by the coding sequence ATGGCGCGATCGGACAGAGACGGCGGATGTGGTGGCGCCTGCGGCGATGGCTCGCAGTTCTCATTCGTCATGGCATTTCAGCCGGTTGTGGACGTGGAGGCCAGGAATATCTACGGCTACGAAGCCCTGGTGCGCGGCCCGAACGGCGAAGGGGCGGCCTCCGTCCTGGCCGGAATCAACGAGGACAACCGGTACGCCTTCGACCAGGCCTGTCGGGTCAGGGCCATCGAGACCGCTGCCCGCCTGGGTCTGGATCGGCGGCTCAACATCAACTTTCTGCCCAACGCCGTCTACCATCCCGAAGCTTGCCTGCGCCTGACCCTGGCGGCGGCGGACCAGCATGGCTTTCCCCACCATCTGATCACCTTCGAGTTCACCGAGGACGAGCGGATCATCGACCGCGACCACCTTAAATCCATCATCGAGACCTATCGCCGCCATGGCTTCATGACGGCGCTCGACGATTTCGGCGCGGGATTTGCCGGATTGGCGCTGCTTGCCGATTTCCAGCCCGATTGCATCAAGATCGACCGCTGTCTGGTGACGGGCATCGACGGCGACCTTCCGCGCCAAGCCATCGTCTGCGGCCTGGTGAAGACGGCGGAAATGCTGGGCCTGTCCGTGGTGGCCGAGGGGGTGGAGCGGCGCGAGGAGGTGGACTATCTGCGCGCCCTGGGGATTCGCCTGTTCCAGGGCTTCCTGTTCGCCCGCCCGGCCATCGGGGCCCTGGCGGGGGACAAGGACATCAACTGGTAG